A portion of the Calliphora vicina chromosome 5, idCalVici1.1, whole genome shotgun sequence genome contains these proteins:
- the Sply gene encoding sphingosine-1-phosphate lyase has protein sequence MKPFQTVGGVHDCSKLITENINRLFVNREPWQVATITASAVLSSIWLWSFINQDESIWVRGKRQFFRYLKKVPAVRRKIEAELAKATADFENDIAKSCEKLTYSLELPEEGLSKDEILKLVDEHLKLGHYDWRDGRVSGAVYGYQEELVDLVTQVYGKASYTNPLHPDIFPGVCKMEAEVVRMACTLFSGDAKTCGTMTTGGTESIVMACKAYRDYGREHKGISQPNMVVPRTIHAAFDKAGQYFNIHVNYVDVDPETYEVDMKAFKKAINSNTILLAGSAPNFPYGTMDDIEAIADLGVKYDIPVHVDACLGSFVVALARAAGYNTKTFDFELPGVTSISADTHKYGFAPKGSSVILYSEGKYLNHQFTVTTDWPGGVYGSPTINGSRAGGIIAACWATMMNFGYSGYLEATKRILDTARYVEQGVRKIDGIFVFGKPATSVVAMGSNVFDIFRLSDALCKLGWNLNTLQFPSGIHICITDMHTKPGVADKFLNDLRSAVAEIMKDPGVPVSGKMALYGMAQSIPDRSVVGEVTRCFLNCMYYTRPATKKIHQ, from the exons GCATTTGGGTTCGTGGCAAACGACAATTCTTCCGCTACCTCAAAAAAGTACCCGCCGTACGACGAAAAATCGAAGCAGAATTGGCCAAGGCAACGGCTGATTTTGAGAATGACATTGCAAAGAGTTGTGAAAAACTCACCTATTCCCTGGAATTACCCGAAGAGGGTCTCTCCAAAGATGAAATCCTAAAATTAGTGGATGAACACTTGAAATTGGGCCACTATGATTGGCGTGATGGTCGTGTGTCGGGTGCTGTTTATGGTTATCAAGAGGAGCTAGTCGATTTGGTGACACAAGTTTATGGTAAAGCTTCCTATACAAATCCCCTGCATCCGGATATATTTCCGGGTGTGTGTAAAATGGAGGCAGAGGTGGTGCGTATGGCCTGTACTCTGTTTAGTGGTGATGCTAAAACATGTGGCACT ATGACCACTGGTGGCACTGAATCCATTGTGATGGCTTGTAAAGCTTATCGTGATTATGGCCGTGAACATAAAGGCATTAGCCAGCCTAATATGGTGGTGCCCAGAACCATTCACGCTGCTTTCGATAAGGCCGGCCAGTATTTCAATATACATGTAAATTATGTAGATGTTGATCCCGAAACCTATGAAGTTGATATGAAAGCCTTTAAAAAGGCCATTAATTCCAATACCATATTG ttagcTGGTTCTGCTCCCAATTTCCCTTATGGTACTATGGATGATATTGAAGCTATTGCTGATTTAGGTGTTAAATATGACATTCCCGTGCATGTAGATGCTTGTTTGGGCAGTTTTGTAGTGGCTTTAGCCAGAGCAGCTGGCTATAATACCAAAACATTTGATTTTGAGCTGCCGGGAGTAACCAGTATTTCTGCTGATACTCATAAG TACGGCTTTGCCCCTAAAGGCTCTTCGGTTATTTTATATTCCGAAGGCAAATATCTCAATCATCAATTCACCGTCACCACTGATTGGCCTGGTGGTGTTTATGGTTCCCCCACCATTAATGGCTCTCGGGCAGGTGGTATTATTGCCGCTTGCTGGGCCACTATGATGAATTTCGGTTATAGTGGTTATTTGGAAGCAACTAAACGTATTTTAGATACTGCCCGTTATGTGGAACAAGG cgtACGCAAAATTGATGGCATTTTTGTGTTTGGTAAACCGGCTACATCTGTGGTGGCTATGGGTTCAAATGTTTTCGATATTTTCCGTCTGTCAGATGCCTTATGTAAATTGGGCTGGAATTTGAATACCTTGCAATTTCCTTCGGG CATACACATTTGTATTACCGACATGCACACGAAACCAGGCGTAGCTGATAAATTCCTAAACGATTTACGTTCGGCTGTAGCTGAGATAATGAAAGATCCTGGTGTACCAGTATCAGGTAAAATGGCCCTGTATGGCATGGCCCAAAGCATTCCAGATCGTTCGGTAGTGGGTGAAGTAACACGTTGTTTCCTCAATTGCATGTACTATACACGACCAGCTACTAAAAAAATCCATCAgtaa